From a region of the Neobacillus niacini genome:
- a CDS encoding serine hydrolase domain-containing protein, producing the protein MEDIKNLNHSSGAALVIIKDDKIVLEHYSGYHSNIKNSRPIDETSQFNVASARKSYLGLVIAYALYEGKMNLDDLAVQYFEHIDKELLGKTTIRHLVTHSHGLHQQEDGTIFREFAPGESWAYRGINNLIMTELVNRLYGKSFPELLQERVFQPLGFKETAWQTEPNENLVPVVDYPEEPASYKLGQTNNGMDSNLHTSAREFAQWGNLHLNKGMGIVPKEVIQLATEVKSPHFKNKDLPQNGLFWFVQGTPAKHSELGDRVPKGSYQILGVTGPALLVIPEYNVVVAKMFNKRYNYGGSNYLHYLREFSNLVADTFQGRLNDE; encoded by the coding sequence ATAGAAGATATAAAGAATCTCAACCATAGCAGCGGGGCGGCACTTGTGATTATCAAGGACGATAAAATCGTATTAGAGCACTATAGCGGCTATCATTCTAACATAAAGAATTCCCGCCCGATTGATGAAACCTCGCAATTTAATGTGGCTTCTGCAAGAAAAAGTTATCTAGGTTTAGTGATAGCATATGCTTTGTATGAAGGTAAAATGAATTTAGATGACTTAGCTGTTCAATATTTTGAACACATAGATAAGGAACTTCTAGGGAAAACCACCATCAGGCATCTGGTTACCCATTCTCACGGCTTACATCAACAGGAGGATGGAACAATATTTCGAGAGTTTGCACCAGGTGAGAGTTGGGCGTATAGAGGGATTAACAACTTAATAATGACCGAATTGGTAAACAGGCTTTATGGTAAAAGCTTTCCCGAGCTCCTACAAGAGAGAGTGTTTCAGCCATTAGGATTCAAGGAAACGGCTTGGCAAACAGAGCCAAATGAAAACTTAGTTCCGGTCGTTGATTACCCCGAAGAGCCAGCCTCCTATAAATTAGGACAAACGAACAACGGGATGGATTCCAATCTCCATACCTCGGCTCGAGAGTTTGCACAATGGGGAAATCTTCATTTGAACAAGGGAATGGGGATTGTTCCAAAAGAAGTGATTCAATTGGCAACGGAAGTCAAAAGTCCTCATTTTAAAAATAAGGATCTGCCCCAAAACGGCTTATTCTGGTTTGTCCAAGGTACCCCGGCCAAACACAGCGAATTGGGTGATCGTGTCCCTAAAGGGTCTTATCAAATACTAGGCGTTACCGGACCAGCACTACTAGTGATTCCAGAATACAATGTTGTTGTGGCAAAAATGTTCAATAAACGATATAACTATGGAGGCAGTAATTACCTTCATTACTTAAGGGAGTTTAGCAATTTAGTGGCGGATACGTTTCAAGGGAGGCTTAACGATGAGTAA
- a CDS encoding LysE family translocator — MENFYLFVLMCILLILLPGPDTAIATKNTLTVGRTGGFKTIFGTCCALLIHTLAAVVGLSAIIVKSAMLFSIFKYVGAVYLVYLGVKTLWALRSKNTTPEIGSENKYEGKSCFKQGFLTNLLNPKVAVFFLTFLPQFVDSGSETFLPFLTMGITYTLLTAVWFLFYIYLLNQISAFMKKPKTQRIMEGITGTILIGFGVKLALEKAHH; from the coding sequence ATGGAGAACTTTTATTTGTTTGTCCTGATGTGCATTCTGCTCATTCTTTTACCTGGCCCTGATACGGCCATTGCGACAAAAAACACCCTCACTGTCGGTAGAACAGGCGGTTTTAAAACGATATTTGGTACTTGTTGCGCCTTACTCATTCACACATTGGCAGCCGTCGTTGGCCTTTCAGCGATTATTGTAAAGTCTGCCATGTTGTTTTCTATCTTTAAATACGTCGGTGCTGTGTATCTCGTGTATTTAGGCGTGAAAACATTATGGGCACTCAGGAGCAAGAATACCACGCCTGAAATAGGTTCAGAAAATAAATATGAAGGTAAGTCTTGTTTTAAACAAGGTTTCCTAACCAATCTTCTCAATCCAAAAGTAGCGGTATTTTTCCTAACCTTCCTGCCACAGTTCGTTGATTCAGGCAGCGAAACCTTTTTACCGTTTCTCACCATGGGGATCACGTATACCCTCTTAACCGCAGTATGGTTTTTGTTCTATATCTATTTACTTAATCAGATTAGCGCCTTCATGAAAAAGCCTAAGACCCAAAGGATAATGGAGGGAATCACTGGTACCATCCTAATCGGTTTTGGGGTAAAACTAGCCCTGGAAAAGGCTCACCATTAG
- a CDS encoding DinB family protein — translation MKKLIEEYRCGYGLLLDAIEGLNKEELRFKPSPDQWSIHEIIIHVADSELVSTQRMKKVLVEESPVLESFDQEAWAKELRYEDLDRETYLLLFKLLRSSMVPVLEGLNAEQSKRVGMYTDAGPFTFRQLLEYRVQHVRGHLAQIERVKEAYRQNGCNP, via the coding sequence GTGAAAAAGTTGATTGAAGAGTATCGTTGTGGATATGGGTTGCTGCTGGACGCCATTGAAGGGCTGAATAAGGAAGAGTTGCGGTTCAAACCTAGCCCGGATCAATGGAGCATTCATGAAATCATCATCCATGTTGCGGATTCTGAACTGGTTTCGACACAGAGAATGAAAAAAGTATTGGTCGAAGAGTCGCCCGTTCTTGAGTCATTTGACCAGGAGGCATGGGCTAAGGAGTTAAGGTATGAGGATTTGGACCGTGAAACTTATCTTCTCCTGTTCAAATTACTTCGTTCCAGCATGGTGCCTGTTTTAGAGGGGCTGAATGCCGAGCAAAGTAAGCGTGTCGGGATGTATACTGACGCTGGACCGTTCACGTTCAGACAATTGCTAGAATATCGTGTTCAGCATGTCCGCGGACATCTAGCCCAAATCGAGCGGGTGAAAGAAGCGTATCGGCAGAATGGTTGTAACCCTTAA
- a CDS encoding DinB family protein, giving the protein MKRRHEVLFTQLESYRSYVLGVLENVSEEEAEVIPKGFNNNIRWNLGHIYLDQYLWIQAVTKEKAGVPEQFQTWFGYGTSPANFTPDTPTIHELKNLLKEQPAQIKTQYGERLEEDFPPTEMGMHTIEQVLIRTIFHEGMHLQTILDLKKCMK; this is encoded by the coding sequence ATGAAACGCCGTCATGAGGTGCTGTTTACGCAATTAGAAAGCTATCGAAGTTATGTTTTAGGAGTACTAGAAAATGTTTCAGAAGAAGAAGCTGAAGTAATTCCAAAAGGATTCAACAATAATATCCGCTGGAACCTTGGGCATATTTATCTCGACCAATACCTATGGATTCAGGCTGTGACAAAAGAGAAGGCGGGAGTTCCTGAACAGTTTCAGACTTGGTTTGGATACGGAACGTCACCCGCAAACTTCACTCCAGATACGCCTACGATTCACGAATTGAAGAATCTTCTAAAAGAGCAACCTGCTCAAATCAAGACACAGTACGGCGAGCGATTGGAAGAAGACTTTCCGCCAACTGAAATGGGCATGCACACCATCGAACAAGTTCTCATTCGAACTATTTTCCATGAAGGCATGCATCTCCAGACCATTCTCGATTTGAAGAAATGCATGAAGTAG
- a CDS encoding dihydrofolate reductase family protein yields MSKQSKLVFYGAISLDGYLARENHSLDWLFGTEGEEETGYQEFYDSVDTILMGRSTYDQIAILSPEKFPYEGKPCYVFSRTMTGQDKHVTFINEDISGFTQSLKEQEGKRIWVVGGGEVLKPLLKLVDEFIIQIAPTIIGKGIPLFVPGDQENKLTLVDVRSFKQFAELHYEAKR; encoded by the coding sequence ATGAGTAAACAAAGCAAGTTAGTATTCTACGGTGCAATCAGTTTGGATGGCTACCTCGCCCGTGAAAATCATTCATTGGATTGGTTATTTGGGACGGAGGGGGAAGAAGAAACGGGTTATCAGGAATTTTACGACAGTGTCGATACGATTCTGATGGGAAGAAGTACGTACGACCAAATCGCGATTCTCTCGCCTGAAAAATTCCCTTACGAGGGGAAGCCGTGTTATGTTTTTTCCCGCACGATGACAGGCCAAGATAAACATGTTACCTTTATTAATGAAGATATCTCGGGTTTCACCCAGTCCCTGAAGGAACAGGAAGGTAAACGGATTTGGGTAGTAGGTGGTGGAGAAGTATTAAAGCCGCTACTAAAGCTGGTAGATGAATTTATTATTCAGATTGCTCCAACGATCATCGGGAAGGGAATTCCGTTGTTTGTGCCAGGGGACCAGGAAAACAAACTCACTCTGGTCGATG